A window of the Streptomyces albireticuli genome harbors these coding sequences:
- a CDS encoding DUF397 domain-containing protein produces the protein MDEHEKAELYAMDISGAEWLSAPEATTEERVEIAYLPGGAVAMRSSADPDTVLRYTEAEWHAFVLGVRDGEFDLT, from the coding sequence ATGGACGAACACGAGAAGGCCGAGCTGTACGCCATGGACATCTCGGGCGCCGAGTGGCTGAGCGCGCCCGAGGCCACGACCGAGGAGCGCGTCGAGATCGCGTACCTTCCGGGTGGCGCGGTGGCGATGAGGTCGTCCGCGGACCCGGACACCGTTCTGCGCTACACCGAGGCCGAATGGCACGCGTTCGTCCTGGGAGTGCGGGACGGCGAATTCGACCTGACGTGA
- a CDS encoding WXG100 family type VII secretion target — MADNGELVVHYGSLSETAKDIRAAAGVIRQELDAMQKAVSDVAHGWEGQAHQMMMSANAMFRQRSEHIQTTLDEIAKLVMTGSEHYYATDKKASTLFDISY; from the coding sequence ATGGCAGACAACGGCGAACTTGTCGTTCATTACGGCTCGCTTTCGGAGACCGCCAAGGACATCCGGGCGGCCGCAGGCGTGATCCGGCAGGAGCTGGACGCCATGCAGAAGGCCGTGAGTGACGTCGCGCACGGCTGGGAGGGCCAGGCCCACCAGATGATGATGAGCGCGAACGCGATGTTCCGGCAGCGGAGCGAGCACATCCAGACCACGCTGGACGAGATCGCGAAGCTCGTCATGACCGGTAGCGAGCACTACTACGCGACCGACAAGAAGGCCTCGACGCTTTTCGACATCAGCTACTGA
- the eccE gene encoding type VII secretion protein EccE, which translates to MGAATRVRNPGAAGSGAGVVAPRPVARAVSVGPVRLQQLVLVEVAAALVLAAWVSGQPLLMAPAVAVAALLVLLAVVQLGQRPIAEWLVAAVTLRGRARRVTPAGAGTDPGIAPVVECEPALRTASFTDRERREIGLVGDGTFVTAVLRLDAVDAPLRPLRVEKALPLALLRDAMDVDGIRLESVQVVQSTLPSPAPHLPAESLAARNYAPLQAQSGSPAVRMTWVALKLDPELCPEAVEARGGGEEGARRCVLRTADQLVSRLQGAGFRAAPLSEEELTAAISTAANVNPVASAQAGRAGAPVRRTLETVRAWRCDDRWHTTYWVARWPQLGPTATPLPQLAALLTSLPALATTLSLTLGRGGTRDGRHAPTMTAHVRVTGRSADELATTRRDLERAARAVRAGLVRLDHEQVPGVLATLPLGGTR; encoded by the coding sequence ATGGGTGCCGCAACGCGCGTACGGAACCCTGGGGCCGCGGGCTCCGGGGCGGGCGTGGTCGCGCCACGGCCCGTGGCACGGGCGGTGAGCGTGGGGCCGGTGCGGCTCCAGCAGCTGGTGCTGGTCGAGGTGGCCGCCGCCCTGGTGCTGGCCGCGTGGGTCTCCGGGCAGCCGCTGCTGATGGCGCCCGCGGTGGCCGTCGCCGCGCTGCTGGTGCTGCTCGCGGTGGTGCAGCTCGGGCAGCGGCCGATAGCGGAGTGGCTGGTGGCGGCGGTGACGCTGCGCGGGCGCGCGCGGCGGGTGACCCCGGCCGGCGCGGGCACGGACCCGGGGATCGCCCCGGTCGTGGAGTGCGAGCCGGCTCTGCGGACCGCTTCCTTCACCGACCGCGAGCGCCGCGAGATCGGCCTGGTCGGCGACGGCACGTTCGTCACGGCGGTGCTCCGGCTCGACGCCGTGGACGCGCCGCTGCGGCCGCTGCGGGTGGAGAAGGCGCTGCCGCTGGCCCTGCTGCGGGACGCGATGGACGTCGACGGGATCCGTCTGGAGTCCGTCCAGGTGGTGCAGAGCACCCTGCCCTCGCCCGCGCCGCACCTGCCCGCCGAGTCCCTGGCGGCGCGGAACTACGCGCCGTTGCAGGCCCAGTCGGGTTCCCCGGCGGTACGGATGACGTGGGTGGCGCTGAAGCTCGACCCGGAGCTGTGCCCGGAGGCCGTCGAGGCCCGGGGCGGCGGCGAGGAGGGCGCGCGACGCTGTGTGCTGCGGACGGCGGACCAGCTCGTCAGCCGGTTGCAGGGTGCGGGCTTCCGCGCGGCGCCGCTGTCCGAGGAGGAGCTGACGGCCGCGATATCCACCGCCGCGAACGTCAACCCGGTGGCCTCCGCGCAGGCCGGGCGGGCCGGCGCGCCCGTGCGGCGGACGCTGGAGACCGTACGGGCCTGGCGCTGCGACGACCGGTGGCACACGACGTACTGGGTGGCGCGCTGGCCGCAGCTGGGCCCGACGGCCACTCCCCTGCCGCAGCTGGCCGCGCTGCTCACGTCGCTGCCCGCGCTGGCGACGACGCTCAGCCTCACGCTCGGCCGCGGCGGCACCCGGGACGGGCGGCACGCGCCGACGATGACGGCACACGTCCGGGTGACCGGCCGCAGTGCGGACGAACTGGCCACGACGCGGCGGGACCTGGAGCGGGCGGCGCGCGCCGTACGGGCCGGACTCGTCCGGCTCGACCACGAGCAGGTGCCCGGTGTCCTCGCCACGCTGCCCCTGGGAGGTACGCGCTGA
- a CDS encoding helix-turn-helix domain-containing protein → MPPRRIPTVRQRRLGSELRRLREAVGVTTHEAATLLGVNRTRIPNIESGRFGLSADRVRALASNYGCQDAVLIDALANMAADRGPRWWDSYRGVLPTSFQDVAEFEHHAVAMRIFVMVHIPGLLQTAAHARAVFEASLVALPAKEIELRATHRMRRQEIFTLRESPPPFTAIVHEAALRMQFGGPEVGRAQLAHLLDASERGNITLRALPFSAGGFAGPGQPICYAHGPVAQLDTVQLDTFHGALFLDSQEDLGSYKRLLDRMEEAALSPGATRDLIHSIAKQL, encoded by the coding sequence ATGCCCCCAAGGAGAATTCCTACGGTCCGTCAGCGTCGGCTCGGAAGCGAGTTGCGCAGGCTGCGTGAGGCCGTGGGCGTAACGACGCACGAGGCCGCGACCCTGCTGGGCGTGAACCGCACCCGCATCCCCAACATCGAGTCCGGACGCTTCGGCCTCAGCGCCGACCGCGTGCGGGCACTCGCCTCCAACTACGGCTGCCAGGACGCCGTTCTGATCGACGCGCTGGCGAACATGGCGGCTGACAGGGGGCCGCGCTGGTGGGATTCGTACCGCGGCGTGCTGCCGACGTCCTTCCAGGATGTCGCGGAGTTCGAGCACCATGCTGTGGCCATGCGCATCTTCGTCATGGTGCACATTCCCGGTCTGCTCCAGACCGCAGCGCATGCCCGGGCGGTCTTCGAGGCCTCGCTCGTGGCCCTGCCGGCCAAGGAGATCGAGCTACGTGCGACCCACCGCATGCGCCGTCAGGAAATCTTCACCCTCCGGGAGAGCCCGCCGCCCTTCACAGCGATCGTCCACGAGGCGGCACTCCGGATGCAGTTCGGCGGACCCGAAGTGGGCCGCGCTCAGCTGGCGCATCTCCTCGACGCGAGTGAGCGCGGCAACATCACCCTCCGCGCCCTGCCGTTCTCGGCCGGAGGATTCGCCGGGCCGGGGCAGCCGATCTGCTACGCCCACGGGCCGGTCGCCCAACTCGACACCGTGCAGTTGGATACGTTCCACGGTGCCCTCTTCCTCGACTCGCAGGAAGACCTGGGCTCGTACAAGCGCCTCCTCGACAGGATGGAGGAAGCCGCCCTTTCTCCTGGCGCGACCCGTGACCTCATCCATTCCATCGCCAAGCAGCTCTGA
- the mycP gene encoding type VII secretion-associated serine protease mycosin, which produces MLRTTTSSAAVLTAALLTTLPSAPAMAAASVGPRTSLGVPVTLDGSGECTSYPAKTIKGTPWSLQRLLLDRLWQDTKGRDSQGNPVRVAVIDTGVDIRNPQLKDAVDAKSGVDLLAGMKEAPQEGAASVRAAAKDGPQGDPTSPAKKSPEKKPSAKPSGSPSPSPKASEKSKEEERRKEEERKKEEERKKEREKEKEKEREREKEKEREKEKEKEVKTDPTLDLVGHGTKVAGIIAARPSSGSGFVGIAPEAVIIPIRQNDEKGTGTSRTLAQGINHAVAAGARVINISQDTSKPLLPDSDLELAVKDALAKDVVVVASAGNDGLDGNVKETYPAAYKGVLAVAASDRNNERAVFSQPGEFVGVAAPGVEMVSTVPLGGQCVDNGTSFSAPYVAGVAALLRAKHPDWKQHQVVAQIEQTAERAVNGHDRYVGWGVIDPVRALTEDAHPIDKVTPDKASARNVRAPEAAPLPLGETPQQRQERLATYVLGGAGVLVAVIAGTAVVLRDHRRRAARSV; this is translated from the coding sequence ATGTTGCGAACCACGACCTCCTCGGCCGCTGTGCTGACGGCCGCGTTGCTGACGACCCTGCCGTCCGCCCCCGCCATGGCCGCGGCCTCCGTCGGCCCGCGCACTTCCTTGGGCGTCCCCGTGACCCTGGACGGCAGCGGCGAGTGCACGAGCTATCCGGCGAAGACCATCAAGGGCACGCCCTGGTCACTCCAGCGGCTGCTCCTCGACCGCCTCTGGCAGGACACCAAGGGCCGGGACAGCCAGGGCAACCCGGTGCGCGTGGCCGTCATCGACACCGGCGTCGACATCAGGAACCCGCAGCTCAAGGACGCCGTCGACGCGAAGAGCGGGGTGGACCTGCTCGCCGGCATGAAGGAAGCGCCCCAGGAGGGGGCGGCGAGCGTCAGGGCGGCGGCGAAGGACGGCCCGCAGGGCGATCCGACGAGCCCGGCGAAGAAGTCCCCGGAGAAGAAGCCTTCGGCCAAGCCGTCGGGCAGCCCGTCACCGAGCCCGAAGGCATCGGAGAAGAGCAAGGAAGAGGAACGCAGGAAGGAGGAGGAGAGAAAGAAGGAAGAGGAACGCAAGAAGGAACGGGAGAAGGAGAAAGAGAAGGAGAGGGAACGGGAGAAGGAGAAAGAAAGGGAGAAAGAGAAGGAGAAGGAGGTGAAGACCGATCCCACGCTCGACCTAGTGGGCCATGGAACGAAGGTGGCCGGAATCATCGCCGCCCGCCCGTCGTCCGGCAGCGGATTCGTCGGCATCGCCCCGGAAGCCGTCATCATCCCGATCCGGCAGAACGACGAGAAGGGCACCGGCACGTCCCGGACCCTCGCCCAGGGCATCAACCACGCCGTCGCGGCAGGGGCCCGCGTCATCAACATCTCCCAGGACACCTCGAAACCGCTGCTCCCCGACTCCGACCTCGAACTGGCGGTGAAGGACGCGCTGGCGAAGGACGTCGTCGTGGTGGCCTCCGCGGGCAACGACGGCCTGGACGGCAACGTCAAGGAGACGTACCCCGCCGCGTACAAGGGTGTCCTCGCCGTGGCCGCCTCGGACCGCAACAACGAGCGCGCCGTCTTCTCCCAGCCCGGCGAGTTCGTCGGCGTGGCCGCGCCCGGCGTCGAGATGGTCTCCACCGTCCCGCTCGGCGGCCAGTGCGTCGACAACGGCACCAGCTTCTCCGCCCCGTACGTCGCCGGGGTCGCCGCCCTCCTCCGCGCCAAGCACCCGGACTGGAAGCAGCACCAGGTCGTCGCCCAGATCGAGCAGACCGCCGAACGCGCCGTCAACGGCCACGACCGCTACGTCGGCTGGGGCGTCATCGACCCGGTCCGCGCCCTCACCGAGGACGCCCACCCCATCGACAAGGTCACCCCCGACAAGGCCTCCGCCCGCAACGTCCGAGCCCCCGAAGCGGCCCCTCTGCCCCTCGGCGAGACCCCGCAGCAACGCCAGGAGCGCCTCGCCACCTACGTGCTGGGCGGCGCCGGAGTACTCGTAGCGGTGATCGCCGGAACGGCCGTCGTGCTCCGGGACCACCGCCGACGGGCCGCACGGAGCGTGTGA
- a CDS encoding WXG100 family type VII secretion target codes for MTDKQKVDDKAFKAFTDAMDLTTGHFSANLRKLANVIATLDGGSWKGDAHRAFRKAQMDLNDDHDRVRRLVDQVREAVVLTHRSTGATDAEIAATMKGVDTAGAPAGGGGGGQSAPTSGIDKY; via the coding sequence ATGACAGACAAGCAAAAGGTCGATGACAAGGCGTTCAAGGCATTCACGGACGCCATGGATCTGACCACCGGCCACTTCTCGGCGAACCTCCGCAAGCTCGCGAACGTCATCGCCACGCTCGACGGCGGTTCGTGGAAGGGTGACGCCCACCGCGCCTTCCGCAAGGCCCAGATGGACCTGAACGACGACCACGACCGCGTGCGTCGCCTCGTCGACCAGGTCCGCGAGGCCGTGGTCCTGACGCACCGTTCCACCGGTGCCACGGACGCGGAGATCGCCGCCACGATGAAGGGTGTCGACACGGCCGGCGCCCCGGCGGGCGGCGGTGGCGGCGGCCAGAGCGCGCCCACCAGCGGGATCGACAAGTACTGA
- the mycP gene encoding type VII secretion-associated serine protease mycosin produces the protein MSRLARRALHRALPLLGTVAILVGSGLPSASAEDMRPKQWYLDAMRADDMWKVSQGEGVTVAVLDSGVDSSVPELSGQVLKGVDMSVRPRDANQDQDGHGTGMATLIAGRAVGEGIQGLAPGAKILPVRTAPDTPDPLWGKAIRYAVDHGARVINISMGGPQSPGQSPETEAAVKYALDKGSLIFASAGNDGDDGNLSNYPASLPGVVSVGAVDRSGTVTKWSNSASNVALAASGDDIPGRCRKGGGFCATGGTSEATAIVSASAALIWAKHPDWTNNQVLRVMMDTAGKPTTGKVPSIYIGYGIVRPRKVLVDGEGDPGPADVNPLLAAAGSDAKPSASPSPKAKSDAKAPAPEVKAAESRGSGSTALWIGLGAGAVVVATVATAVFIRRRKRAAAHVPTPYAPTPSPPYGPGPGPGQ, from the coding sequence ATGTCCCGTCTGGCCCGCAGAGCGCTGCACCGTGCCCTGCCGTTGCTTGGCACCGTGGCCATATTGGTCGGGAGCGGCCTGCCATCGGCCTCGGCGGAGGACATGCGCCCGAAGCAGTGGTACTTGGATGCCATGCGAGCCGATGACATGTGGAAGGTCAGCCAGGGAGAAGGGGTGACCGTCGCGGTTCTCGATTCGGGAGTGGACTCGTCCGTGCCGGAATTGAGCGGTCAGGTGTTGAAAGGCGTCGACATGTCCGTGAGGCCGCGGGATGCCAATCAAGATCAGGATGGGCATGGCACGGGAATGGCCACCCTGATCGCTGGCAGAGCGGTCGGCGAAGGTATCCAAGGCCTTGCTCCGGGCGCCAAGATCCTTCCAGTGAGGACAGCTCCAGATACTCCTGACCCGCTCTGGGGCAAAGCCATCCGGTACGCGGTGGATCACGGCGCCCGGGTCATCAACATATCGATGGGCGGGCCCCAGTCGCCTGGGCAGTCCCCTGAGACCGAGGCAGCGGTGAAATACGCCTTGGACAAGGGGAGCTTGATTTTTGCGAGTGCAGGTAACGATGGCGACGATGGCAATCTTTCGAACTACCCTGCCTCACTCCCTGGAGTGGTCTCGGTGGGAGCGGTCGACCGTTCCGGCACAGTGACCAAGTGGTCGAACAGCGCCAGCAACGTGGCGCTCGCCGCGTCCGGGGACGATATCCCTGGGCGCTGCCGTAAGGGCGGAGGCTTCTGCGCCACGGGAGGAACCAGCGAGGCCACCGCCATCGTCTCAGCCAGCGCAGCCCTCATCTGGGCCAAGCACCCCGACTGGACCAACAATCAGGTCCTCCGGGTCATGATGGACACGGCGGGCAAGCCGACCACGGGAAAGGTGCCCAGCATCTATATCGGCTACGGCATCGTCCGCCCCCGCAAGGTCCTCGTGGACGGCGAAGGGGACCCGGGGCCCGCTGACGTCAACCCTCTCCTCGCCGCCGCAGGAAGCGACGCGAAGCCGTCGGCCTCGCCGTCCCCGAAGGCGAAGAGCGATGCCAAGGCACCGGCCCCCGAAGTGAAGGCGGCCGAGAGCCGGGGCAGCGGCAGCACCGCTCTCTGGATCGGCCTCGGGGCAGGAGCAGTAGTCGTCGCAACGGTGGCCACCGCCGTATTCATCCGGCGACGCAAGCGCGCAGCGGCCCACGTGCCGACTCCGTACGCACCCACGCCCTCACCCCCGTACGGCCCCGGGCCCGGCCCCGGACAGTAA
- a CDS encoding ATP-binding protein encodes MYDRTPCLPDPTRPPGPPTPSPGNLSYSLGLPSNAHSLGTARTVVRRVLCQHGLSDLAELGVLATSELLANACLFTPGREAGLSVRWRYGVLRLTVSDEHPPHPAGAREMCRARRRAALSTLDAVVDACGGICGLDETAAPLGGSRMWAVFSREAGENYAKL; translated from the coding sequence ATGTACGACCGCACCCCCTGCCTGCCCGATCCGACGCGACCACCCGGCCCGCCGACCCCCTCCCCCGGGAACCTGAGCTACAGCCTCGGCCTGCCCTCCAACGCCCACAGCCTCGGTACGGCCCGTACCGTCGTACGGCGCGTCCTGTGCCAGCACGGCCTCTCCGACCTGGCGGAGCTTGGCGTGCTCGCCACGTCCGAACTACTCGCGAACGCCTGCCTGTTCACCCCCGGCCGCGAAGCCGGCCTGTCCGTGCGCTGGCGGTACGGCGTACTGCGCCTCACCGTGTCCGACGAGCACCCGCCGCACCCGGCCGGGGCCCGGGAGATGTGCAGGGCGCGGCGGAGAGCGGCCCTGTCCACGCTGGACGCCGTCGTCGACGCCTGCGGCGGCATCTGCGGCCTGGACGAGACCGCGGCGCCGCTGGGCGGCAGCAGGATGTGGGCCGTGTTCTCCCGGGAGGCCGGGGAGAACTACGCCAAGCTCTGA
- the eccB gene encoding type VII secretion protein EccB — MASRRDELNAYTFAKKRTVAAFLQPSPSGTEEGAPRPLRAVLPGIIVGAVLVAGFGAWGMFRPTAPKGWDDEAAHVIVGSQSTTRYVVLKTDGKKQLHPVLNFASAKLLLTPDKSTVIKVKESELDNGHIPRGPTVGIPYAPDRMPSAGEAGKQKQWAVCEQPGAGGRTTQKAVFLFAGHDPKLKKLTGDQRLRGNQALYVQGPDDARYLVDPQGVKYLLGGADWKSAAPADQNLLLRSLFSDGAQPQRVTKDWLDTFHEGTPIVFPEMRDEVGVNAGVASLPPRANRVGMVLEAPTGTGTQHYVVLPGQVRRVSELVAKLLLNSRKLTTLGQVGVPERVSAAAFTPHDQDFYGQYRWPSRVPRQANSVNPTANTAAKDTVCSIFGGMSASGTPDLATWAGTEYPATIPDGATSAYVTPGSGLLYRQVTGRQTNSGSVFLVTDTGLRYAVQSNNDSAAGKSKIGESAAPSPGTADAPEAGQSGQAAAPPEADQARIRLGYRNVNPLAVPTNWSQFLPTGPRLDTNSARQPQGS; from the coding sequence ATGGCATCACGGCGGGATGAGCTCAATGCCTACACCTTTGCGAAGAAGCGTACGGTCGCGGCGTTCCTGCAACCCTCGCCCAGCGGCACGGAGGAAGGCGCTCCGCGCCCGCTGCGCGCGGTCCTGCCCGGCATCATCGTCGGCGCGGTGCTGGTCGCCGGCTTCGGCGCCTGGGGCATGTTCAGGCCGACGGCGCCGAAGGGCTGGGACGACGAGGCCGCGCACGTCATCGTCGGCAGCCAGTCCACCACCCGCTACGTCGTCCTGAAGACCGACGGCAAGAAGCAGCTGCACCCGGTGCTCAACTTCGCGTCCGCGAAGCTCCTCCTCACCCCCGACAAGTCCACCGTCATCAAGGTGAAGGAATCCGAGCTCGACAACGGCCACATCCCGCGCGGCCCGACCGTCGGCATCCCGTACGCGCCCGACCGGATGCCCAGCGCCGGCGAGGCGGGCAAGCAGAAGCAGTGGGCCGTCTGCGAGCAGCCCGGCGCCGGCGGCCGGACCACCCAGAAGGCGGTCTTCCTCTTCGCCGGCCACGACCCCAAGCTGAAGAAGCTCACCGGCGACCAGCGCCTGCGCGGCAACCAGGCCCTCTACGTCCAGGGGCCCGACGACGCCCGCTACCTCGTCGACCCCCAGGGCGTGAAGTACCTGCTCGGCGGCGCCGACTGGAAGTCCGCCGCCCCCGCCGACCAGAACCTGCTGCTCCGCTCCCTGTTCAGCGACGGCGCCCAGCCGCAGCGCGTCACCAAGGACTGGCTCGACACCTTCCACGAGGGCACGCCCATCGTCTTCCCCGAGATGCGCGACGAGGTCGGCGTGAACGCGGGCGTGGCCAGCCTGCCGCCCCGGGCCAACCGCGTCGGCATGGTCCTCGAAGCCCCCACGGGCACGGGCACCCAGCACTACGTGGTGCTGCCCGGCCAGGTGCGGCGCGTCTCGGAGCTCGTCGCCAAGCTGCTCCTCAACAGCCGGAAACTGACCACGCTGGGCCAGGTCGGCGTGCCCGAGCGGGTGAGCGCCGCCGCCTTCACCCCGCACGACCAGGACTTCTACGGGCAGTACCGCTGGCCTTCCCGGGTGCCCCGGCAGGCCAACAGCGTGAACCCGACCGCGAACACGGCGGCCAAGGACACCGTGTGCAGCATCTTCGGCGGCATGTCCGCCTCCGGCACCCCGGACCTGGCCACCTGGGCGGGCACCGAGTACCCGGCCACCATCCCCGACGGCGCCACCAGCGCGTACGTCACCCCCGGCTCCGGCCTCCTCTACCGCCAGGTCACCGGCCGCCAGACCAACAGCGGCTCGGTCTTCCTCGTCACCGACACCGGGCTGCGGTACGCGGTCCAGTCCAACAACGACAGCGCGGCCGGGAAGTCGAAGATCGGCGAGAGCGCGGCGCCGTCACCGGGCACGGCCGACGCGCCAGAGGCGGGTCAGTCGGGGCAGGCCGCCGCGCCCCCCGAGGCGGACCAGGCCCGCATCCGGCTCGGCTACCGGAACGTGAACCCCCTGGCCGTGCCGACCAACTGGTCGCAGTTCCTGCCGACGGGGCCGCGACTGGACACGAACAGCGCCAGGCAGCCGCAGGGATCGTGA